One stretch of Mobula birostris isolate sMobBir1 chromosome 5, sMobBir1.hap1, whole genome shotgun sequence DNA includes these proteins:
- the LOC140198080 gene encoding uncharacterized protein — protein sequence MSEVIQLATLGRPFQLGMLYDCRSDVLIPGITLWDLQTLQSNVGTRDQPSTEFHIIASDAMDEKASALNVSGSMKVSLMCGLVEVKGSAKYLNDTKGSKQQARVTLQYKTTTRFEQLTMSHLGRQNITYPSVFDEGSATHVITAVLYGAQAFFVFDQMVSTAEKLQDIQGNMESAIKRLPKIAIEGEASLKMTEEQKSNAEKFSCTFYGDFSLKNNPTTFQDAISIYATLPSLLGPDGEHAVPMTVWLYPLNKLDSTAVQLVREISVGLLTRCQHVLEQLSEAVMRCNDMQKERVASKFPEVRDRIVKFRELCQECKLVFQKTLAKDLPIIRGGAGEEELLVDILKKKKESPLRHQLLITWLDDKERELKVLGHYLRIFDDISSVKIVHDLEDELMDCAMDYVVCFAFTTLHQEDTYLSEAINYLQSNAIPKMQTPIPADGDYRTHRGEQWFHSEVVKRKMKEQSQLFLDFATANKSHGNIKFLVASVKDDSHIGTSIYLYEGPCIKNRCFEPPSQPPRAVASGTTHDSVTLQIHPPRYGTSEIVGYKIEYKATQQEEWTIVDTHDKSESFTISGLQPHQEYYFQYRAVTKIGVSKASDSYRQITLPTSSPGKLVFEDCSSFAKLSWDSPSCIGAGVKIVQYRIEYREETALALNTEAPLWMEVKMTESECRYNLMGLQPRTDYRVRVSADCGEAGSSVPSEEILIKIGETTKEIPQTLHTEGQLLSTGNPSIYMLNLQKEVFNESKHLVNCFFGKPSIGERMKTIMVMGATGSGKTTLINGMINYILGVEWGDNFRYRLIQEETGKSQAESQTSSITAYNLHHQVGFKIDYSLTIIDTPGFGDTRGISRDKLITDNIREFFTSPQGVDQIDAVCFVAQASLARLTQTQKYVFDSILSIFGKDIAENIQILVTFADGKRPPVLEALKVAEVPCPKDKNGMPIHFKFNNSVIFAQRPVSGNAAKKRSSDDSGEEEEDDDNFDAMFWKMGTNSMKKFFRALDTMEPKSLVLTKEVLRERNQLEATMKGLQNQIQVGLTKLEELKKTQQVLEQHQNKLDENKDFEFEVEVTYTIRKDLERNASTVNVCKKCEFNCHDPCTYAAYILKYWCVSMDKWGNCKVCPNKCGMGHHSRERYKYVYEKVKKKKTLGDIKKKYEKACGEKITQEKIMEELKQEFEGVQNAVLELIVQLSQSIRRLEEVALRPNPLSTPAYIDLLIQSEKDEGKPGYMERIQSLTMVKEQAVLMEQVISNGKQSSEDMGQDLLTGKKDVRQLIKSKCSKFSDWLLGDK from the exons ATGAGTGAGGTTATACAACTTGCTACTCTGGGCCGTCCTTTCCAGTTGGGAATGCTGTACGACTGCCGGTCAGATGTTCTGATCCCAG gtATCACACTGTGGGATTTACAGACACTCCAAAGCAACGTTGGCACTCGCGATCAGCCCAGCACTGAGTTTCACATCATTGCATCTGATGCCATGGATGAGAAAGCCTCTGCACTTAATGTGTCTGGATCTATGAAAGTCAGTCTCATGTGTGGGCTAGTGGAAGTGAAAGGATCTGCAAAATACCTCAATGACACAAAGGGATCAAAGCAACAAGCGCGAGTTACCCTTCAGTACAAAACAACCACCAGGTTTGAACAACTGACGATGAGTCACTTAGGGAGGCAGAATATCACCTATCCAAGTGTGTTTGACGAGGGGTCAGCAACCCATGTCATTACAGCAGTGCTCTATGGGGCCCAGGCTTTCTTTGTGTTTGATCAAATGGTTTCCACAGCAGAAAAATTGCAGGATATCCAGGGTAATATGGAGTCAGCTATTAAACGTCTCCCTAAGATTGCGATTGAGGGTGAGGCCTCCTTAAAAATGACAGAAGAACAAAAATCAAATGCTGAGAAATTTAGCTGCACCTTTTATGGGGATTTCTCTCTGAAGAACAATCCCACCACATTCCAAGATGCCATCAGCATCTATGCAACACTTCCAAGCTTACTGGGACCAGACGGGGAGCATGCAGTGCCCATGACGGTCTGGCTTTATCCTCTCAATAAACTAGACTCGACTGCTGTTCAACTGGTGAGAGAGATAAGTGTGGGATTGCTCACTCGCTGCCAGCATGTCCTAGAACAGCTCAGTGAGGCAGTGATGAGATGTaatgacatgcagaaagaaagaGTTGCCAGTAAGTTTCCCGAGGTCAGGGACAGGATAGTAAAATTCCGAGAGCTGTGTCAGGAATGCAAACTAGTTTTCCAGAAGACTTTAGCGAAAGATCTTCCAATCATCCGGGGCGGTGCGGGTGAAGAAGAGTTACTGGTGGATATactgaaaaaaaagaaagagtCACCTCTCAGACACCAGTTGCTGATCACATGGCTGGATGACAAGGAAAGAGAGCTGAAGGTATTGGGGCATTATCTGAGGATATTCGATGACATATCTTCTGTGAAAATTGTACATGATTTGGAGGATGAATTGATGGATTGCGCAATGGACTATGTGGTTTGCTTTGCCTTTACAACGCTGCATCAGGAGGATACCTATCTGTCAGAGGCAATCAATTACCTCCAATCAAACGCAATTCCGAAGATGCAAACACCAATTCCTGCTGATGGAGACTACCGAACCCATCGTGGCGAGCAGTGGTTTCACTCAGAAGTTGTAAAACGAAAGATGAAGGAACAATCTCAGCTATTCCTTGATTTTGCCACGGCCAACAAATCACACGGGAACATAAAATTCCTTGTTGCTTCTGTGAAGGATGATAGCCACATAGGAACATCGATTTACTTGTATGAGGGTCCGTGTATAAAGAACCGATGCTTTGAACCCCCATCACAGCCCCCAAGAGCTGTGGCTAGTGGAACAACACATGACAGCGTGACACTGCAGATACACCCACCTAGGTATGGTACGAGTGAGATTGTGGGTTACAAGATAGAGTACAAAGCTACCCAGCAGGAGGAATGGACAATTGTGGATACACATGATAAATCTGAGTCTTTTACAATATCTGGGTTACAACCACATCAGGAATATTATTTCCAATACAGAGCAGTGACCAAGATAGGGGTTAGCAAGGCCAGTGATAGCTATAGGCAAATCACACTTCCTACAAGTTCACCTGGTAAACTGGTCTTCGAGGATTGTTCATCTTTTGCAAAACTCTCCTGGGATAGCCCAAGTTGTATTGGAGCTGGTGTTAAAATAGTTCAGTACAGGATTGAGTATAGAGAAGAAACAGCTCTTGCGTTGAACACAGAGGCTCCACTGTGGATGGAAGTAAAgatgacagagagtgaatgtcgCTATAATTTAATGGGACTGCAACCTCGGACAGATTACAGGGTCCGAGTGTCTGCTGACTGTGGAGAAGCAGGTTCGAGTGTCCCAAGTGAAGAGATTTTAATAAAAATAGGAGAAACAACAAAGGAAATACCCCAGACTCTTCACACAGAAGGCCAATTATTATCTACAGGAAACCCTTCCATTTACATGTTAAACCTGCAGAAGGAGGTCTTTAATGAGTCGAAGCATCTTGTGAACTGCTTCTTTGGAAAACCCAGCATAGGCGAAAGAATGAAGACAATTATGGTTATGGGAGCTACAGGGTCGGGAAAGACAACTCTTATTAATGGGATGATTAATTACATCTTGGGTGTGGAATGGGGTGATAACTTCAGATACAGGTTAATACAGGAAGAGACAGGAAAGTCCCAAGCTGAAAGTCAGACATCCTCCATCACTGCATACAACCTACACCATCAGGTGGGATTTAAAATCGATTACTCGTTGACAATAATTGATACGCCAGGATTCGGGGATACCAGAGGGATAAGCCGAGATAAACTGATTACTGACAACATTCGTGAGTTTTTCACCTCCCCACAGGGGGTTGATCAGATTGATGCTGTGTGTTTTGTTGCTCAAGCCTCTTTGGCTCGCCTGACTCAAACACAGAAATATGTCTTTGATTCAATTCTTTCTATTTTTGGCAAAGATATTGCAGAGAACATTCAGATATTGGTGACATTCGCAGATGGAAAGCGTCCTCCTGTTCTGGAGGCTTTGAAGGTAGCTGAGGTACCATGTCCCAAAGATAAAAATGGTATGCCAATTCACTTCAAGTTTAACAATTCTGTCATATTTGCCCAACGTCCAGTATCTGGAAATGCTGCCAAAAAGAGGAGCTCTGATGACAGTGGGGAAGAAGAAGAGGATGATGATAACTTTGATGCAATGTTCTGGAAGATGGGAACTAACAGTATGAAGAAATTCTTTAGAGCTCTCGACACAATGGAGCCAAAAAGTTTAGTTTTGACCAAAGAAGTTTTGAGGGAACGTAACCAGTTGGAAGCTACAATGAAGGGTTTGCAGAATCAGATTCAAGTTGGACTGACCAAATTGGAGGAACTTAAGAAAACACAACAGGTTCTGGAGCAGCATCAGAACAAGCTGGATGAAAATAAAGACTTTGAGTTTGAAGTTGAGGTCACATATACAATACGGAAGGATCTTGAACGTAATGCTTCGACAGTAAACGTTTGTAAGAAATGTGAATTTAATTGCCATGATCCCTGTACTTACGCTgcatatattttaaaatattggtGCGTATCAATGGATAAATGGGGCAATTGTAAAGTCTGTCCTAATAAATGTGGCATGGGTCACCACTCAAGGGAAAGGTACAAGTATGTCTATGAAAAAGTAAAGAAGAAGAAGACATTAGGTGACATAAAGAAAAAGTACGAGAAGGCCTGTGGTGAGAAGATAACACaggagaagatcatggaagaGCTTAAGCAGGAGTTTGAAGGGGTTCAGAATGCAGTGCTGGAGTTGATTGTGCAATTATCTCAGAGTATTAGAAGACTTGAAGAAGTAGCTCTGAGACCAAATCCTCTTTCCACCCCAGCTTACATTGACCTCCTGATTCAGTCTGAGAAAGATGAAGGGAAACCTGGGTACATGGAGCGAATTCAGTCACTGACAATGGTCAAAGAGCAGGCAGTGTTAATGGAACAGGTCATCAGCAATGGCAAGCAGTCATCAGAGGATATGGGACAAGATCTATTGACAGGAAAGAAAGATGTTCGGCAATTGATCAAAAGCAAATGTTCTAAATTTTCTGATTGGCTACTTGGTGATAAGTAA